A stretch of Mucilaginibacter terrae DNA encodes these proteins:
- a CDS encoding ArnT family glycosyltransferase, with amino-acid sequence MFNTSLSKAQANRYILFFLAGWTLLNTLQAATLGVHPDEAYYWIYSRFLDWGYYDHPPMVALFIRLGDSIMQTELGLRLLTVISSTVSVYLLWLIVKRYNTDARWFVALVSGLLAFHIYGFITTPDVPLLLFTILFYYVYQHYLEKNNWAYALLLAVVIALLLYSKYHGVLVLLLTLLANSKILLRPSFYLIPVVAALLYLPHILWQINHNYPSVNYHLFERSSADVFSTARVFEFIPGQLLIAGPLIGWFLFYYGFGKKPLSTFTRCLLFNSIGIFAFFWFNTIKGNVQPHWTLIGFVPLILLVLIRLSDAPVQPKWLYKLALANTALIIVFRLVLIAGIPAVKKLAFLETYYGYDEWAQETKKKVGDAYVIMPVGFQSASKYNYYTHSLKGFSYDASNYRRTQYDMWPIEDSMQNKRAFYTTPYRLGGSETDSIKTDKDTWFGFWVDSVRTYQKVDIRTDKYDLTARPGELMKFNLQIINPYNTLVNFANPKQGSQVTLVACFYQGDNGIFEYAPHNFNDIVITPHNKVNYTFAAKAPTKKGKYELIFSLCTTPFLGGRNSRIVNFTVQ; translated from the coding sequence ATGTTCAACACCAGCCTGAGTAAAGCACAAGCTAACCGGTACATCTTGTTTTTTTTAGCCGGGTGGACGTTGCTCAACACCCTGCAGGCTGCCACGCTGGGCGTTCACCCAGATGAGGCTTACTACTGGATATACTCGCGCTTTTTAGATTGGGGGTATTATGACCATCCGCCTATGGTGGCGCTGTTCATCCGCCTGGGTGATAGCATTATGCAAACCGAACTGGGTTTACGCCTGCTTACCGTAATATCGAGCACAGTATCGGTATACCTGCTTTGGCTAATTGTTAAACGGTACAATACTGATGCCCGTTGGTTTGTTGCCTTGGTATCGGGTTTGCTGGCTTTTCATATTTACGGTTTTATAACCACGCCCGATGTGCCTTTGCTGTTATTCACCATTTTGTTTTACTACGTATACCAGCACTATCTCGAAAAAAATAACTGGGCTTACGCCTTGCTGTTGGCGGTGGTAATAGCCTTGTTGCTGTACAGTAAATATCATGGCGTTTTGGTGTTGCTGCTTACCTTGCTGGCTAATTCTAAAATACTGTTAAGGCCATCTTTTTATCTTATACCGGTTGTAGCGGCATTGTTGTATCTGCCGCATATTCTATGGCAAATCAACCATAACTATCCATCGGTAAACTACCATTTGTTCGAGCGTTCATCAGCCGATGTTTTCAGCACAGCGCGTGTGTTTGAGTTTATACCCGGCCAATTATTAATTGCCGGTCCGCTTATTGGCTGGTTTTTGTTTTACTACGGGTTTGGCAAAAAGCCGCTCAGTACTTTTACCCGTTGCCTGTTGTTTAACAGTATAGGCATTTTTGCTTTCTTTTGGTTCAACACCATTAAGGGTAACGTGCAACCGCACTGGACGCTGATAGGCTTTGTACCGCTGATACTGTTGGTGCTTATCCGCTTGTCGGACGCACCGGTTCAACCAAAATGGCTGTATAAACTGGCACTGGCCAATACTGCACTTATCATCGTATTCAGGCTGGTGCTTATTGCCGGCATCCCAGCTGTTAAAAAGCTGGCCTTTTTAGAAACTTATTACGGTTACGACGAATGGGCGCAGGAAACTAAAAAGAAGGTTGGCGATGCTTACGTGATCATGCCGGTGGGTTTTCAATCGGCCTCTAAATACAATTATTATACGCACAGCTTAAAAGGGTTTTCGTACGATGCCTCCAACTATCGCCGCACTCAATATGATATGTGGCCCATTGAAGATAGCATGCAAAACAAGCGCGCTTTTTATACCACCCCTTATCGCTTAGGCGGCTCTGAAACTGACAGCATCAAAACGGATAAAGACACTTGGTTTGGCTTTTGGGTTGACAGTGTACGCACTTATCAGAAAGTTGATATTCGCACTGATAAGTATGATCTAACGGCGAGGCCGGGTGAGTTAATGAAATTTAATCTGCAAATTATTAATCCGTACAATACTCTTGTAAACTTTGCTAACCCAAAACAAGGCAGCCAGGTAACGCTTGTGGCCTGTTTTTACCAGGGCGATAATGGCATATTTGAATATGCTCCGCATAATTTTAATGATATTGTGATTACGCCGCATAACAAAGTAAACTATACTTTTGCGGCAAAGGCTCCAACTAAAAAAGGCAAGTATGAACTCATATTTTCGTTATGCACTACACCGTTTTTAGGTGGCCGAAACAGCCGCATTGTTAATTTTACCGTTCAATAA